A region of the Actinomycetota bacterium genome:
GACGCAGCGCCTGCATGAGCGTGAGGCGCTGTTCGCGCATGTACCGAGGCGGATGCTGGCCAGGCTTCGCGATCCGCGTCGTCGCCTGTGCCAGCGCGTCCATCACCGTCGTGGGCTGCAGGTCCGGATAGTCCTCGCCGAACGGCGAGTCCGTGCTCGCCATCGCGTGCAGTCGCGGGTCCTCGGCGATGTCGCGCCAGCGCGCCATGAGCTCGAGCTGCTCGTCGTCGAATTCGTGCCGCATGACCCACTTCCAGTCGGAATCGACGAACGTGACCTGGAACGAAGGCGAGACGCCCATCCTGCGGATGCGCCTCAATTGGTCCTTGCGGAGCGCGATCGCGTGCTCGAGCCGGGCCCGGAACTGACTCCCTTCCTCCTCGCCGAACGCGAGCTTCAGCGCGTCGAGGAACTCGTCGGTCGCGGCGTCTCCGCACGAATGCGCGGCGATCTGCCAGCCGGCCTCGTGCACCCGGCGGACCATGCGCCGCAGCTCGATGCGCTTCCAGTGGAAGTTCCCGAAGTCCCTCGGGTCGTCCGCGCGCCCCTGCGTCATGTACATCGTGTTGGGGCTGCAGGCGTCGATGAAGAACTTCACCCCTGCCAGTCGGAGCCTCGGCCCGATGACCTCGCCGGGTGTGTGATCGGAGAACCACATCCCGAACCGCTGGTGGCGACCGTAGTTGACGGGGAGGTACGCGTTGACGCGCAGGCGTAGCTCGCCGGCGGCATCGAGCCCGGTGAGCTCGTCCAGTCGCTCCTGGTTGACGAAATGCTCGTTGATGCTGGTCCACCCACCCTCGAGCGCCATCTGGATCGCCTTCCGGGGCCACGCGACCCCGTACAGCCCGCGGTCGCCGATCCAGTGGCTGTGCGAGTCGATGAACCCCGGCGTGACGGCCTTGCCATCGAGGTCGATCAGAGTGGTGCTCTGGCCGGCGAGGCCCACGACGTCCTCGTCGCTTCCGACCGCCACGAACCGATCACCCGTGACCGCGAACGCGGAGGCTGTGGGCAGATCGGGGTCCATGGTGAGCACGACCGCGTCGTGCACGATCAGGTCGGGGTACGTGCCGGTGCCGAGGTGCGGCGTTCCCGCGCTCGGCGTCGCGAGAACGAGGAGCGTGACGAGCAGCGCCGTCGATGCGATCCTCCGCACGGAACCCCCCTTCGGGCGCACCGACAGTAGGAGCGTGGAGATCCGTGGGTCAAGGCGCGGCGTGAACCCTCACGTCGGGCGGTTCACGGGGCGGCCCATCGCCTCGGCGAGCGCCACCAGCTCCTTGCCGAGGGCTTCCATCTCCTCGGGCAGCAGCGCCTGCGGTCCGTCGCAGAGCGCGGCCTCCGGATCGTGGTGCACGTCGATCATCACGGCGTCGGCCCCGGCGGCCACCGCCGCGCGCGCCATCGGCGCCACCAGATGCTTCTTGCCGACCGCGTGCGACGGATCGACGATCACCGGCAGGTGCGACTCGTGCTGTGCCACCGCCATGCCGGCGAGATCGAGCGTGTTCCGCGTGGCCGGTTCGAACGTGCGGATGCCCCGCTCGCAGAGGATCACCTCGGAGTTCCCTCGCTGCGCAACGTACTCCGCCGCCTGCAGCCATTCGTCGATCGTCATCGCGAGTCCGCGCTTCAGCATCACGGGCTTCGCCGTGAGCCCGACCTCCTTCAGCAGCTCGAAGTTCTGCGCGTTGCGCGTGCCGACCCGGATGCAGTCGGCGATCTCGGCGACGCGGCCCACCTGCGACACGTCGACGACCTCGATGATGATCGGCAGCCCGGTGTCGCGGCGGCACTCCACGAGGATCTCGAGCCCGCGCTCCCCGAGGCCTTGGAAGGAGTACGGCGACGTCCTCGGCTTGTAGATGTCGCCGCGCAGCACCGTCGCCCCCGCGGCCTTCGCTGCGCGGGTCGCGATCATCGCCTGTTCCTCGCTCTCGACCGCACACGGGCCGGCGATGATCGTGAAGGTGCTGCGTCCCACGGGCGTCGAGCCCACCATCACCGTCGTCGCCTCGGGGTGCAGGTCGCGCGCGACCATCTTGTACGGCTTGCCGATCTGGATCACGTGGTCGACGCCCGCGAGTTGCGGGAACGGGATCGCCTGGAAGCGCGCGGTGTCGCCCACGAGGCCGACCACCGTGTGCACGGCGCCGCGGGAGACGAACGCCTCACCCCCGGCGTTGCGCACCTTCTCGCAGACGACCTCGATGTCCGAGTCCGTCGCGTCCTGTTTCATGACGACGACCATGTGCGATCCCTTCGTCCTCGCCCGGGGGCGGCACGCCGAGACGAGAAAGCCCCGGGTACCGACCCGGGGCCGCTGTCGCTGGATGGCTGCCGGCGACTACCCCGGGTCGCGCCCGAAGTAGGTGAACCAGAAGCCGAAGTACCCCTGCATGACGGCGTCATGATGCCCGACGAGGACACACGATGGCAAGCAGCGCCTGCCACGTGCCCCGGCTCGCTCGCGTAGGATGCGCCTCGATGACCGCCGCGTTCACCGTGCTGGACCACCCGCTCGCCGGCGACCTGCTGACGCGCCTGCGCGACCGAGAGACCGGGCCGGCCGAATACCGGGCGCTCACCCGCCGCCTCGGATTGCTGCTGATCACCGAGGCCACGCGTGACCTCGCGTCCGAGCCGCGGAAGGTGGACACCCCGCTCGAGCCGTTCGAGGGCACCCAGGTCGCGAAGCGGGTCGTCGCCATCCCGGTCCTCCGCGCCGGCCTCGGACTCCTCGAGGCCGTCACCGACCTCTATCCCGACGCCGTGGTGGGCTACCTCGGCATGGAGCGCGACGAGGAGACGCACGAGCCGCGTGACTACTATGCGAAGCTCCCCGATCTCGGCGGGCGCAAGGCCCTCGTGGTCGACCCGATGCTCGCGACCGGAGGCTCCGGGAGTGCCGCCGTCGGCTACGTGAAGGAGGCCGGCGCCGACGACATCACGTTCGTGTGCGTGGTCGCCGCCCCCGAGGGGCGCGCCCGGCTGCAGGCCGATCACCCGGACGTGCCCATCGTCGCCGCGGCGCTCGACCGCGAGCTGAACGCGAACGCCTACATCATGCCCGGGCTCGGGGACTTCGGCGATCGCCTGTACGGCACGTACTAGTCCACTCTGGACGAGACCGACTCGCGCGGCCCGGCTAGATCGCGCTTCCGCCCTCGTATGCCCTGCCCGCGGCCGAAGGGGGACGGACCTTCCCGACGAAGCCGGCGAGCACCACGATGGTCACCACGTAGGGCGTCATGCGGATGATCTGCGGAGGCAGTACCTCGATGCCGGGCAGGTCGGCGAGCCGCCGAGGGATCGCGAGCGCGAAGCCGAAGAGGAACGCGGCGCCGATCAGGCGTACCGGGCTCCAATTCGAGAGGATCAGCGCGGCCAAGGCGATGAAGCCGAGGCCGAGCGTCTGTCCCTCGCGCCAGTTGTTCACGACCTCGACCGACAGATAGGCCCCGGAGAGCCCCGCCAGCGCCCCCGAGAGCAGCACCGCCTGCCAGCGGAGCGGCGCCACCCGCACGCCGAGCGAGCGGGTCGCCTCGGGGTTCTCTCCCGCCGAGCGGAGCCGCAGTCCCCACCTCGTCCGGTACAAGGCGTACCAGGCAGGCGCCACCGCGAGGGCGGCCACGACCACGACCGGTGAGAGGTCCTGGAACGCTCGACCGAGCCCGGCGGGAAGCGACGAGAGCAGCGGGATGTCGATCAGGGGGAGGTGAGCAGCGCCGGGATCCGACTGGGTTGCCTGACCGAAGAACACCGACGAGAGGAACCGAGCCAGCCCGACTGCCACGAGGTTGATG
Encoded here:
- the aroF gene encoding 3-deoxy-7-phosphoheptulonate synthase, giving the protein MVVVMKQDATDSDIEVVCEKVRNAGGEAFVSRGAVHTVVGLVGDTARFQAIPFPQLAGVDHVIQIGKPYKMVARDLHPEATTVMVGSTPVGRSTFTIIAGPCAVESEEQAMIATRAAKAAGATVLRGDIYKPRTSPYSFQGLGERGLEILVECRRDTGLPIIIEVVDVSQVGRVAEIADCIRVGTRNAQNFELLKEVGLTAKPVMLKRGLAMTIDEWLQAAEYVAQRGNSEVILCERGIRTFEPATRNTLDLAGMAVAQHESHLPVIVDPSHAVGKKHLVAPMARAAVAAGADAVMIDVHHDPEAALCDGPQALLPEEMEALGKELVALAEAMGRPVNRPT
- the upp gene encoding uracil phosphoribosyltransferase, whose product is MTAAFTVLDHPLAGDLLTRLRDRETGPAEYRALTRRLGLLLITEATRDLASEPRKVDTPLEPFEGTQVAKRVVAIPVLRAGLGLLEAVTDLYPDAVVGYLGMERDEETHEPRDYYAKLPDLGGRKALVVDPMLATGGSGSAAVGYVKEAGADDITFVCVVAAPEGRARLQADHPDVPIVAAALDRELNANAYIMPGLGDFGDRLYGTY
- a CDS encoding ABC transporter permease, yielding MLGDLGAAIQIAFTYFTILYLTGLGGLFSERSGIVNIGLEGLMVIGTVTGAFGTVFFTDDLGLGVPVGPILGLLFGMLCGAAFASVHALATITFRVDHIVSGVVINLVAVGLARFLSSVFFGQATQSDPGAAHLPLIDIPLLSSLPAGLGRAFQDLSPVVVVAALAVAPAWYALYRTRWGLRLRSAGENPEATRSLGVRVAPLRWQAVLLSGALAGLSGAYLSVEVVNNWREGQTLGLGFIALAALILSNWSPVRLIGAAFLFGFALAIPRRLADLPGIEVLPPQIIRMTPYVVTIVVLAGFVGKVRPPSAAGRAYEGGSAI
- a CDS encoding amidohydrolase family protein, with translation MRRIASTALLVTLLVLATPSAGTPHLGTGTYPDLIVHDAVVLTMDPDLPTASAFAVTGDRFVAVGSDEDVVGLAGQSTTLIDLDGKAVTPGFIDSHSHWIGDRGLYGVAWPRKAIQMALEGGWTSINEHFVNQERLDELTGLDAAGELRLRVNAYLPVNYGRHQRFGMWFSDHTPGEVIGPRLRLAGVKFFIDACSPNTMYMTQGRADDPRDFGNFHWKRIELRRMVRRVHEAGWQIAAHSCGDAATDEFLDALKLAFGEEEGSQFRARLEHAIALRKDQLRRIRRMGVSPSFQVTFVDSDWKWVMRHEFDDEQLELMARWRDIAEDPRLHAMASTDSPFGEDYPDLQPTTVMDALAQATTRIAKPGQHPPRYMREQRLTLMQALRLLTVGGAYGIFAEDDLGTVAPGRLADFVVLSEDPRDVRLRALEGVDVALVFVGGSLEVCAPGYEAQCPSSP